The genomic region cggcctgaaaggtagagatacttctctgttttgaaaatgctacaacgaaaacttcaaaaggcaaaccatcatacacaaacacatccttaccaaacgaggtgacaatccattcgaatggccatcccatcggatgaccatccgaacggattgccacccgatcgactggccatcggatcggattaccgtccgatccattgacactttgcaccgttttacgcaccgcttatcgtttatgctatcgttccGATCAGGCTAAActcactctagcgctcccttcaatccatcatcgctgtgagtatactcgaaccctttttgctttacgcacttttgggtgttacatacgttacttattctaaatcacatcgaacacactacgcaatactttagcGCTGACCactaccgcatgttatacgtgacttgatgaatgtttgtttgttatgtttagaCATAGATTGCTATCTAcatgccttagcaacgatagtactatggtttggactcagcacctgttcgctcaggggttgttaaggaccatTAATCACATGATTCGCCATGATGAATATGTGTTATGAACTGCCTTGCACAGTCAACCCGCAGGCATTGGTATTGATAGAATCTTGTcgataacttacgtgcttcatttcacacgTTGTACgcgctggttatgcgtaaacaatttTGAACTCTATtgtatctattaaacttgtatgctcacctttacactatgtgtattgacttttactttaacgtatgtggcagatGCTTAAGATGTTAaaatgcttggcttgctgtgaaatcgaggctaggaaagagtctagaaaccaagaaaatttactttatttaaaatctgagttgtcgaaacagaactAATTGTCTTGATTTTGTCAGTAATAACTATGCTACttattatgtcatggtatgggatgtgatgctttaaataattggtaatcgtagttgttatggaaacttctggacaatctgttttgctcagtgccgcgccctgatgtttccgccatcggttggggtgtgacagttcacTTCATTATGATACAGGAAACGCAGTTCTCTTCGTTGGATACAGTGGATATAGGGAGATTTTGGGGGAGAGGGGACTTCAGTTTCGAGTGGGTTCCTTCTGCAGGAAGATCCAGCGGTTTATTATCAATATGGGACTCGAAGGTTTTTGCTGCCGAGGATTCGAATTGTTTGCTTATGACATGAAAGGTGAAAGGAAGTGGGGTGTCAAACCACTTGCTTAATGTGTATGCTCCGCATTCCGTAGTGACGAAAAGGGTTCTTTGGTCAGAAATTAATGGGCTTATTGGTGATGGGGATGGGTTATGGACGGTGGCGGCTGATTTCAATTCGGTTAGAAGCGAAGGGGAAAGGCGTAATTCTTTTTTACTGTCGCCGATGCGCAGGAGTTTAATTGTTTTAGTGAAGAAGCAAACTTGCACGAATACTCGTTGAAAGGAAGACGGTATACCTTTGTTGTGGGTGATAAACTGAGTCGTATTGATAGAATTATAGTGAATTGGAAATTCTTTTCAGAGTGGCCGGCGGCCGAGTATTTATTGTTGGATAGGAACGGGTTCGACCACAGTCCTTTTGTTTTAAAGACGGTTTCCAGGAGCTTCGGTCCAATGCCTTTCCAGTTTTTTAATTCTTGGCTTGGTCGTGAAGATTTCAGCGTATTAGTTAAGGAAGCTATGGTGAATGGTGTTTTTGAAGGGGCCCCGGATACGCGTATTATGTTGAAATTTAAAAGACTTAGAAGTTTGATCTCGGCTTGGGCGATTTATTGTATGGAAAAGGAGCGTGGAAAGAGATGGATTCTGGAAGAGGAACTTGGTCAGTTGGATGTGATCATAGAAGAGCGTCAACTCACGGAGGAGGAGGTTTGGAGTTTAGAGGAGATTAAAAGGAGGCTACGTGAACTTAATGTGTTTTATCAAAGGGATGTTAAGCAGAAAGCGAGAAATAATTGGGCATCTTTCGCGGATAATAACACACGTTTTTTTCATGGATGCATTAACAAAAGGAAGGCTGCCAATTATTTCCCAGGATTGTTGGTCAGAGGGGTGTGGGAGTCTAAACTAGAAATTGTGAAAAGGGAGGTGCTTCGTTTTTTCCGGTCGAAGTTTTCCGAAAATATAGTTGTTAGGCCGAAGCTTATTTGCAATGGATTGAAAAAGATTGATAATGTGGAAGCCGGGAGATTGATTCAACAATATACAGTCCAGGAAATAAAAGATGCGGTGTTCGGTTGTGGGGCGGATCAAACTCCGGGTCCGGTTGGTTTTAACTTCCGTTTTATTAGGTCATTTTGGGAGTTGTTTCAAAACGATTTTAATGAGTTAATGAGTCATTTCCATGATGTTGGAAGGTTTAGTGCGGGGGTTGGATCTTCGTTTATTACGATGATTCCGAAGGTTGGTGACCCGGTCGAATTATCTGATTTTAGGCCAATAAACTTGATCGGGATCATAAGTAAGGTGGTGTCTAAAGTTTTGGCGAATAGATTGAAGACGGTAATGGGTAAAGTTGTTTCGGAAACACAATCGACTTTCTTGACCGGGAGAAACATTTTGGATGGTCCTTTAATGGTTAACGAGGTGATTGCGTGGGCAAAGAAGCGTGgaaagaaaatgtttttattcaaaattgattttgaaaaagcATACGATAACGTTAATTGGGACTTGTTGCTCTCGGTTCTTGAATAAATGGAATTTCCTTTGAAGTGGAGATAGTGGACACATGAGATTTTGATCTCGGCCAGGTCTTCGGTTTTGGTAAATGGGTCGCCTACCTTCGAGTTCGGGTGCCAAAAAGGAATTCGTTAAGGGGATCCcatttcaccatttttgtttattattttgatGGAGGCTTTTTCAGGTCTAATGAACAAAGCTATCGATGTAGGAGCATTTGACGGGGTACATCTTCCTAACGATGGCCCGGTTCTATCTTATTTATTATATGCGGATGACGCGATGTTGATGGGAGAGTGGTCAGCTTTCAACTTTGTTAATATGAAGCAGATTCTTTGGACTTTTTATTTGTGTTCCGGTCTGAAGATTAATCTTCACAAGTCGATGTTGTTTGGTATTGGGGTCGATAATAATGAGCTAAAGGCTAAAGCAGCTTCTTTAGGGTGTAAAGCAGGGGATATTCCGTTTCTTTATTTGGGCATCAAGGTTGGCACGAATATGGACAGGATTGCGAACTGGGAACCGGTGGTTAGTACGTTTAGAAGGAGACTCTCGAAGTGGAAGGCGACTTCTCTCTCGATTGGTGGCGTGTGactttgataaattccgttcttaatAGTTTACCTACCTATTATTTTTCATTGTTTAAGGCGCCTAAGAATATCATAAATGAGTTGGAAGGAATGATGAGAAGGTTTTTGTGGGGTGGATCCAACGACGTTAGGAAACTAAGTTGGGTTTCGTGGGAGATTGTTACTAAATCTATTACGGATGGAGGCCTGGGAATTGCTAGGCTTGAAGTAAATAATAATGCATTGATAGTAAAATGGTTATGCAGGTTTTTAAATGAACATCAAGATTTGTGGAGAAGGGTTGTGGTCTCTATACACGGTTCGAGTAGGACTTGGGGGATCGCTCCGGTTAACAGTGCCTATACTAGTGTGTGGAagaattgtgttttgttttggAATAGGTTCAAGGTCGATGGGGTTGGTCTTAATTATGTGATTCGTGGTAAAGTAGGAAACGGGACGCATATACGGTTT from Helianthus annuus cultivar XRQ/B chromosome 10, HanXRQr2.0-SUNRISE, whole genome shotgun sequence harbors:
- the LOC110881437 gene encoding uncharacterized protein LOC110881437, coding for MEAFSGLMNKAIDVGAFDGVHLPNDGPVLSYLLYADDAMLMGEWSAFNFVNMKQILWTFYLCSGLKINLHKSMLFGIGVDNNELKAKAASLGCKAGDIPFLYLGIKVGTNMDRIANWEPVAPKNIINELEGMMRRFLWGGSNDVRKLSWVSWEIVTKSITDGGLGIARLEVNNNALIVKWLCRFLNEHQDLWRRVVVSIHGSSRTWGIAPVNSAYTSVWKNCVLFWNRFKVDGVGLNYVIRGKVGNGTHIRFWLDTWLGDEPFKDKFPNLFVVEKQKKGDGE